From the Novosphingobium terrae genome, one window contains:
- a CDS encoding type IV secretion system DNA-binding domain-containing protein: MARKDDIRFDGRPVEVEHQSARGQVVRNMGDFTRGSQLLRLRYMMMAEGLRWPTIATLTTFVVMLLLLLLIFSHDHDDNMIEMRALASFWSAADLDPSKSVNLTTPDGTVVPMTIGDVPYDSDVAAAWARFTRCIIVAMVLAGVLSAPATRWFIKLSSKVGSDVLKERHERGATLVKLDVLISDIDAHNLIEMRKEIGAMFPQDDPDRIIALGIEERSAMGVHVPYTMAGVPYPWHLEQGHAMLIGTTGTGKTTQLRDMVTQARARGQRCVIFDLTGAFVESFYDPERDHILNPMDERCPPWTIFNDCINYADYLTAAAALIPSDGGNAEPFWAMAARTLFVEMCMKLVEMGETSNGAIAHHLMQADLKSVNAKLEGTIASPLTAVEAARMAESIRAVFNTNAQAIRFLPDPVPGGPPPFSITKWMREGPAGSILFITSTHNDLVLCRALLTLWMEIAVNAIMALPRTRQLRTWYFFDEVHALHRLPAIENGLQTARSFGGAFVLGMHSFDKLAETYGEEGAINLGSLARTKLILATADKNTAQKCSEYIGDREVRETDEAYSIGASQSRDAATITPRTEVKPLVIPDDLMNLPSLHGYVKFPEGFPATRIELEYVDYPVIAPGFLRKTKMLAAAYVPKPVEDDGETGEGGRENAGAHHEREGEEPGEGGETPDETALALSGLPLFDARAMTSADAEPAPPGDMSAALEKAEEDGSADLGAFGRIKADGEDNSDRSGDQKGEAGLRGLADEKGQSNRPGRLREQQIITETRMGQGMFDPADRHGHTHDHGAPAASRDGGMDMDF, encoded by the coding sequence ATGGCGCGTAAGGACGACATCCGTTTCGACGGGCGCCCCGTCGAGGTCGAGCACCAGTCCGCGCGCGGGCAGGTGGTGCGCAACATGGGCGATTTCACGCGGGGGTCTCAGCTCCTGCGGCTGCGCTATATGATGATGGCTGAGGGCTTGCGCTGGCCTACCATAGCCACGCTGACGACCTTCGTGGTCATGCTCCTGCTGCTGCTGCTGATCTTCAGCCACGACCATGACGACAACATGATCGAGATGCGCGCTCTGGCCAGCTTCTGGTCGGCCGCCGATCTCGATCCGTCCAAGTCGGTGAACCTCACCACGCCCGATGGGACGGTGGTGCCGATGACCATCGGCGATGTGCCCTATGATAGCGATGTGGCCGCCGCTTGGGCGCGCTTCACCCGCTGTATTATCGTGGCCATGGTGCTTGCCGGCGTGCTGTCGGCGCCCGCCACCCGGTGGTTTATCAAGCTCTCCAGCAAGGTCGGCAGCGATGTGCTCAAGGAGCGCCATGAGCGCGGCGCCACGCTGGTCAAACTCGATGTGCTGATCTCGGACATCGATGCCCATAATCTGATCGAGATGCGCAAGGAAATCGGGGCGATGTTTCCTCAGGATGACCCTGATCGCATCATCGCCCTGGGCATCGAGGAGCGCTCCGCCATGGGCGTCCATGTCCCCTACACCATGGCGGGCGTGCCCTATCCCTGGCATCTTGAGCAGGGCCACGCCATGCTGATCGGCACCACCGGCACGGGCAAAACCACCCAGCTGCGCGATATGGTGACGCAGGCCCGCGCGCGCGGTCAGCGCTGCGTGATCTTCGATCTCACCGGGGCCTTCGTCGAGAGTTTCTACGACCCCGAGCGCGATCATATCCTCAACCCCATGGACGAGCGCTGCCCGCCCTGGACCATCTTCAACGACTGCATCAATTACGCCGATTACCTCACCGCAGCTGCTGCCCTGATCCCGAGTGACGGGGGTAATGCCGAGCCCTTCTGGGCCATGGCGGCGCGCACGCTCTTCGTGGAAATGTGCATGAAGCTGGTCGAGATGGGCGAAACCAGCAATGGCGCAATCGCGCACCATTTGATGCAGGCGGACCTTAAATCGGTGAACGCCAAGCTGGAGGGCACCATCGCCAGCCCACTCACCGCTGTCGAGGCCGCGCGCATGGCAGAATCCATCCGCGCCGTGTTCAACACCAATGCCCAGGCGATCCGCTTCCTGCCCGATCCGGTGCCGGGCGGCCCGCCGCCCTTCTCGATCACGAAATGGATGCGCGAGGGGCCTGCAGGCTCGATCCTCTTCATCACTTCGACCCATAACGATCTGGTGCTGTGCCGTGCGCTGCTCACCCTTTGGATGGAGATCGCGGTCAACGCCATCATGGCGTTGCCGCGCACCCGCCAGCTGCGCACATGGTACTTCTTTGACGAGGTCCATGCGCTCCACAGGCTGCCCGCCATCGAGAACGGCTTGCAGACCGCGCGCAGCTTTGGCGGCGCCTTCGTGCTGGGGATGCACAGCTTCGACAAGCTGGCCGAAACCTATGGTGAGGAGGGGGCGATCAATCTGGGATCGCTCGCGCGAACCAAGCTCATTCTGGCAACGGCGGACAAGAATACCGCGCAGAAATGCTCGGAATATATCGGCGACCGCGAGGTGCGCGAAACGGACGAGGCCTACTCGATCGGCGCCAGCCAGTCGCGCGACGCTGCGACCATCACCCCGCGCACCGAGGTCAAGCCGCTGGTCATTCCCGACGATCTCATGAACCTCCCTTCGCTTCACGGCTATGTGAAGTTTCCCGAAGGGTTTCCAGCTACCCGCATCGAGCTGGAGTATGTCGATTACCCCGTCATTGCGCCCGGCTTTCTGCGCAAGACCAAGATGTTGGCGGCGGCCTATGTGCCCAAGCCGGTGGAGGATGACGGCGAAACCGGCGAGGGCGGGCGCGAGAATGCCGGCGCGCATCATGAGCGCGAGGGAGAGGAGCCGGGCGAGGGGGGCGAAACCCCCGACGAAACCGCACTGGCCTTGAGCGGCCTGCCTCTCTTCGATGCGCGCGCCATGACCTCGGCCGACGCCGAGCCCGCGCCGCCGGGCGATATGTCTGCTGCGCTTGAAAAGGCGGAGGAGGACGGGTCCGCAGATCTGGGCGCCTTCGGTCGGATCAAAGCCGATGGCGAGGACAACTCGGATCGTTCCGGGGACCAGAAGGGGGAAGCAGGCCTGCGTGGGCTTGCTGATGAGAAGGGGCAAAGCAACCGCCCGGGGCGATTGCGTGAGCAGCAGATCATCACCGAAACGCGCATGGGTCAGGGCATGTTCGATCCTGCCGATCGGCATGGGCACACCCATGATCATGGCGCGCCCGCCGCCTCGCGGGATGGCGGTATGGACATGGATTTCTGA
- a CDS encoding recombinase family protein: MKLGYARTSSSQDEELQRHTLAVAGADRIFVDRGINAGRVLKPAWADMLRSAKRGDEILVSNLDRVASSLSTLLIELMLLERLGLSFRSTGDAITCEPGDGFFSHVRALADFSRKAALARAPHHTDLAEPGPGPRDHLRRKGGHAPQISAAQWEDYKSMMAPPLCVPVSQIALQAGVSRAAIYKRLKKDG; this comes from the coding sequence ATGAAGCTCGGTTATGCAAGAACATCGTCATCGCAAGATGAAGAATTACAGCGCCATACGCTTGCTGTCGCCGGAGCGGACAGAATATTCGTGGATCGCGGGATCAATGCCGGCAGGGTGTTGAAACCAGCTTGGGCGGACATGCTCCGCTCTGCCAAACGCGGCGATGAAATTCTTGTCAGCAATCTGGATCGTGTCGCCTCGTCCTTGAGCACATTGCTGATAGAGCTGATGCTACTTGAGCGCCTTGGGCTCTCGTTCCGATCAACGGGCGATGCCATAACGTGTGAACCGGGCGACGGGTTTTTCAGCCATGTGCGCGCGCTTGCGGATTTCAGCCGCAAGGCAGCACTGGCCCGCGCGCCGCATCACACGGATCTGGCAGAGCCCGGCCCGGGGCCACGCGATCACCTTCGCAGGAAGGGCGGCCATGCGCCGCAGATCAGCGCGGCCCAGTGGGAAGACTACAAATCCATGATGGCGCCGCCGCTCTGCGTGCCGGTGTCACAGATCGCATTGCAGGCCGGCGTTTCGCGCGCGGCCATCTACAAACGGCTCAAGAAGGATGGATAG
- a CDS encoding cytidylate kinase family protein: MARTMKTAGFSVPVPVFERVQALAQRDGISPTAVIRQLVQLALPLAEMGHGIDITRLIVLAEKFDLQLDTLLAKLAPDEVKDLHVVAQRRAAKHHGA; this comes from the coding sequence GTGGCAAGAACAATGAAGACCGCCGGGTTCAGCGTGCCCGTTCCCGTTTTCGAGCGGGTTCAGGCTCTCGCGCAGCGCGACGGCATCTCTCCGACAGCCGTCATTCGCCAGCTTGTCCAGCTGGCTTTGCCTCTGGCCGAGATGGGGCATGGCATCGACATCACGCGCCTGATCGTGCTGGCCGAGAAGTTCGATCTCCAGCTCGACACCTTGCTGGCCAAACTTGCGCCCGATGAGGTCAAGGACCTCCATGTGGTCGCGCAGCGCCGGGCGGCCAAGCACCATGGCGCGTAA
- a CDS encoding DUF3768 domain-containing protein gives MATQTKPNRTEAIARLNDRARQGLDRNARVVTTRSCLAAFCDLDNFPAMMLMQAALLRAVRHCTFAETRPERDFAAIPFRDRTIWLTIGYYDAELVNGSEDPADASKTTRVLTIMLPEDY, from the coding sequence ATGGCGACCCAAACCAAACCGAACCGGACGGAAGCCATCGCGCGGCTCAACGACCGGGCCCGTCAGGGCCTCGATCGCAATGCGCGCGTGGTCACGACCCGCAGCTGTCTGGCCGCCTTCTGCGATCTGGACAATTTCCCCGCCATGATGCTGATGCAGGCAGCGCTGTTGCGGGCGGTGCGGCACTGCACCTTTGCCGAAACCCGGCCTGAGCGGGATTTCGCGGCCATTCCCTTTCGGGACCGGACGATCTGGCTGACGATTGGCTATTACGATGCCGAGCTTGTCAATGGATCGGAGGATCCGGCCGATGCGAGCAAGACCACGCGGGTGCTCACCATCATGCTGCCCGAGGATTATTGA
- a CDS encoding DUF2493 domain-containing protein codes for MPSFSSFNDLAQHYAEALSQDSFSYAFAAEIAESQLSIHDEPTQADMPDPELARDCITQLVGDLFHLMADTRLEPLAGRIAWGVVNSLHRVAQQVERQEDDTARELGELARIMDPSEVHSSKLEETQRLCQSQAEARAALECMRDHAAQVYRIHTGSPWSSASGSRTSATPYASQIEARDFRAARRAAKQEAHNPQGPIVVVSGGVQWLHHEPIWERLDLIKARIPNMVLVTTGQHRGADKIASAWADHRGVHTVMFRLSHRNQGKAGFDRNKSLINLQPVEAIICEGSFMQVDLAKLCRGHGVPVTIMRNADFAPEPAAGAL; via the coding sequence ATGCCAAGCTTTTCCAGCTTCAATGATCTGGCCCAGCATTACGCCGAGGCCTTGAGCCAAGACAGCTTTTCCTATGCCTTTGCCGCCGAGATCGCAGAGAGTCAGCTTTCCATCCATGACGAGCCCACACAGGCCGACATGCCCGACCCGGAACTGGCCCGCGATTGCATCACCCAACTGGTCGGCGACCTCTTTCACCTGATGGCGGACACCCGCCTTGAGCCCCTTGCCGGGCGCATTGCTTGGGGTGTGGTCAACTCCCTTCACCGCGTCGCCCAGCAGGTCGAAAGGCAGGAGGACGACACCGCCCGCGAGCTTGGCGAACTGGCGCGGATCATGGACCCGTCAGAGGTCCATTCCAGCAAGCTGGAGGAAACCCAGCGCCTTTGCCAGTCGCAGGCCGAGGCCCGCGCGGCGCTTGAGTGCATGCGCGACCATGCCGCCCAAGTCTACCGCATCCACACCGGCAGCCCATGGAGCAGCGCGAGCGGATCGCGCACCAGCGCCACCCCCTACGCCTCCCAGATCGAGGCCCGCGATTTCAGGGCCGCGAGGCGCGCGGCCAAGCAGGAGGCGCACAACCCGCAAGGGCCTATCGTCGTGGTGTCAGGGGGCGTGCAATGGCTCCACCATGAGCCGATCTGGGAACGGCTCGACCTTATCAAAGCGCGCATCCCCAATATGGTGCTTGTCACCACCGGCCAGCATCGCGGCGCGGATAAGATCGCTTCGGCATGGGCCGACCATCGCGGGGTTCATACCGTCATGTTCCGCCTTAGCCATCGCAATCAGGGCAAGGCCGGATTTGACCGCAACAAGAGCCTTATCAACCTCCAGCCCGTCGAGGCCATCATCTGCGAAGGCAGCTTTATGCAGGTCGATTTGGCCAAGCTGTGCCGGGGCCATGGCGTGCCCGTGACCATCATGCGCAACGCCGATTTCGCCCCAGAACCCGCAGCGGGCGCGCTCTAG
- a CDS encoding DUF1173 domain-containing protein translates to MKQTYHLLGADVAADDPRLPELLERAYTAKVRPLCRCRSDVDLALYIAHRHGGHVLARMPETGPQHAPWCDYYDAPDHLTGLGQVRGSAVVEDAESGETTLKFGFPLARGTARTAPSAFSNEKPPVKSTGARLTMRGFLHFLWDRGELTHWRPRMASKRSWYIVRRQMLYAAQGCRVKGNSLGQVLYVPETFNLDHKDEIVSRRMSQLGPVRSSKDAIMVVVGEIKMLDATRYGERLTLKHLPDLHFFMDEDMARRFNRTFSEELQLWRSHEKEDHLIMAASFSISAKGTPQLYEIAVMPVTREWLPYESLDERALIVKAVGEGRSFVKGLRYNLQESKPIASLTLQDTGARATAVHLARSLPDPAYDEEVAQLMRTPGLAHTVWRPGDALAKR, encoded by the coding sequence ATGAAGCAGACCTATCACCTGCTGGGCGCCGACGTCGCTGCCGACGATCCGCGCCTCCCCGAGCTGCTGGAGCGCGCCTACACCGCAAAGGTGCGCCCACTCTGCCGCTGCCGCAGCGATGTCGATCTGGCACTCTACATCGCCCACCGCCATGGCGGGCATGTGCTTGCCCGCATGCCAGAGACGGGCCCGCAGCATGCGCCCTGGTGCGACTATTATGATGCCCCGGATCATCTCACTGGTCTGGGGCAGGTGCGCGGCTCGGCGGTGGTCGAGGATGCCGAAAGCGGCGAGACCACGCTCAAATTCGGCTTTCCGCTGGCGCGCGGTACGGCCCGCACCGCGCCTTCGGCCTTCTCCAATGAAAAACCCCCGGTCAAGTCAACCGGGGCGCGGCTGACTATGCGGGGGTTTCTGCATTTTCTGTGGGATCGGGGCGAGCTCACCCATTGGCGCCCGCGCATGGCGAGCAAGCGCAGCTGGTACATCGTGCGGCGCCAGATGCTCTATGCAGCCCAAGGCTGCCGGGTGAAGGGCAACAGCCTGGGACAGGTGCTCTATGTGCCCGAGACCTTCAACCTCGACCATAAGGATGAGATCGTCAGTCGGCGCATGTCGCAGCTGGGCCCGGTCCGCTCCTCGAAAGACGCGATCATGGTGGTGGTCGGCGAGATCAAGATGCTCGATGCCACGCGCTATGGCGAAAGGCTGACGCTCAAGCATCTGCCCGACCTGCACTTCTTCATGGATGAGGACATGGCCCGCCGGTTCAACCGGACCTTCTCCGAGGAACTCCAGCTGTGGCGCAGCCATGAAAAGGAGGATCACCTCATCATGGCCGCCAGCTTCTCGATCAGCGCCAAGGGCACACCCCAGCTCTATGAGATCGCGGTCATGCCTGTGACGCGCGAATGGCTGCCCTATGAGAGCCTCGATGAAAGGGCCCTGATCGTCAAAGCGGTCGGCGAGGGGCGCAGCTTCGTCAAAGGCCTGCGTTACAATCTGCAAGAGAGCAAGCCGATCGCCAGCCTGACGCTGCAGGACACCGGCGCCCGCGCGACCGCGGTGCATCTCGCGCGCAGCCTGCCCGACCCGGCCTATGACGAAGAGGTCGCGCAGCTCATGCGAACGCCGGGCCTTGCCCATACGGTATGGCGGCCCGGCGATGCATTGGCGAAGCGGTGA
- a CDS encoding coiled-coil domain-containing protein: MTDPITPDPTTVCEALLLTKKQRYLDKEILPSEREIIDRLITRRLELPEAYRELHDKLAQHPDALDTMLGTLLNTAAFWNPQRIAEIRSQRTQLREINGKIGSLAAELSELLEERTQLHETSGFLSETHSHIGRVIQGAARDNPMFDDYLAMPLRQLRGQFDSKYWPTIEACLAELARDAYGASPEASDPLTAAATAGLRGSLTDYFEALAAGIDENDTNSCGPIPAGLVLSDSTLASLVNCALDLDPDTMVDAAYVKGLRQRRRTRSKKRQPSRRS; encoded by the coding sequence ATGACCGACCCCATCACCCCCGATCCGACCACCGTCTGCGAAGCGCTTCTGCTCACCAAAAAGCAGCGCTATCTCGACAAAGAGATCCTGCCCAGCGAGAGGGAGATCATCGACCGCCTGATCACGCGTCGCCTTGAGCTTCCCGAAGCCTATCGGGAGCTCCACGACAAGCTCGCCCAGCATCCCGATGCGCTGGACACGATGCTCGGCACTCTCCTCAACACGGCAGCCTTCTGGAACCCGCAGCGGATTGCCGAGATCCGCAGCCAGCGCACGCAATTGCGCGAGATCAATGGCAAGATCGGTTCGCTCGCGGCCGAATTGTCCGAGCTGCTGGAAGAGCGCACGCAGCTCCATGAAACCTCCGGTTTCCTGAGCGAAACCCATAGCCATATCGGCCGGGTGATCCAAGGGGCTGCGCGCGACAACCCCATGTTCGACGACTATCTCGCAATGCCCCTGCGGCAACTGCGCGGCCAGTTCGATTCCAAATATTGGCCCACGATAGAAGCCTGCCTCGCTGAACTTGCGCGGGACGCCTATGGCGCCTCCCCCGAAGCCTCGGATCCCCTGACCGCTGCAGCGACAGCAGGGCTGCGCGGCTCGCTCACCGACTATTTCGAGGCGCTTGCTGCCGGCATCGATGAGAATGACACCAACAGCTGCGGCCCCATTCCCGCCGGACTGGTCCTGAGCGACAGCACGCTTGCCAGCCTGGTCAATTGTGCGCTCGACCTTGACCCCGACACGATGGTGGATGCTGCCTATGTGAAGGGTCTGCGCCAACGCCGCCGCACGCGTAGCAAGAAGCGTCAGCCGTCCCGACGCTCATAG
- a CDS encoding ArdC family protein translates to MSKRHDIYATVTAQIIAAIEAGPGKWRMPWHHNGAPVMRPTSAAGRRYSGINRVVLWATAEHHQFASGTWATYQQWKQHGAQVRKGEGGTQVIFWKKIEKPGADDGQGGDGAGDQRRHFFATSFWVFNQDQVDGVDETEVKAVAPITPDIAAAQSFLESLGVPAEYGRYDAHYDPARDVVFMPQRSAFDSDADLISTLAHEMVHASGHASRLARDTLRDYHRDRAIRSREELVADLGSAMLMADLGLASVPRPDHAAYLASWLTLLKHDPRAIFTAAAQAQAAADWIHAQAGSAGHTLPIAA, encoded by the coding sequence ATGTCCAAGCGTCACGACATCTACGCCACCGTCACGGCCCAGATCATCGCCGCGATCGAAGCTGGTCCAGGCAAATGGCGCATGCCCTGGCATCATAACGGCGCGCCCGTCATGCGGCCCACCAGCGCTGCAGGTCGCCGCTACTCCGGCATCAACCGGGTGGTTCTCTGGGCCACGGCAGAACACCACCAGTTCGCCTCGGGCACATGGGCGACCTATCAGCAATGGAAGCAGCACGGGGCCCAGGTCCGCAAGGGTGAAGGCGGCACCCAGGTCATCTTCTGGAAAAAGATCGAGAAGCCCGGCGCCGATGATGGCCAGGGCGGCGACGGGGCAGGGGATCAGCGGCGCCATTTCTTCGCCACCTCCTTCTGGGTCTTCAATCAGGACCAGGTGGATGGTGTTGATGAAACGGAGGTGAAAGCTGTCGCGCCGATCACGCCGGATATCGCAGCGGCGCAGAGCTTCCTCGAAAGCCTTGGCGTGCCCGCAGAATATGGCCGCTATGATGCGCATTACGATCCCGCGCGCGACGTGGTCTTCATGCCGCAGCGCAGCGCCTTTGACAGCGATGCCGACCTCATCAGCACGCTGGCCCATGAGATGGTCCATGCCAGTGGCCATGCCTCGCGTCTCGCGCGCGACACGCTGCGCGACTATCACAGGGATCGGGCGATCCGCTCGCGCGAAGAGCTGGTGGCGGACCTGGGATCGGCGATGCTGATGGCCGACCTTGGCCTCGCCTCTGTGCCCAGGCCCGACCATGCGGCTTATCTGGCGAGCTGGCTGACCCTGCTCAAGCACGATCCGCGCGCGATCTTCACGGCGGCGGCGCAGGCGCAAGCGGCTGCCGACTGGATCCACGCGCAGGCCGGCAGTGCTGGCCACACCCTTCCCATCGCAGCGTGA
- a CDS encoding DUF6927 domain-containing protein, producing the protein MGWLYMSLGGMGGFRTPKTYLDDQLTYAPDPEKGRTRGSRVLKSVWQGRVYYAAVEPYGQDGAEPALAIICLVHWKPKSQSGEHFGYKDLTETMGPYDQTCPASVLDLLGTPRNDHAEAWRKACRARLALLARPKPKAGDRLILPEPQRFTDDYEARAFTIVTYRGKVMLRGDNGGLYRLSKLMERPWSLVPAAKPLAKSP; encoded by the coding sequence ATGGGTTGGCTCTACATGTCGCTGGGCGGTATGGGCGGATTTCGCACGCCCAAAACCTATCTCGACGATCAACTCACCTATGCACCCGATCCCGAGAAGGGCAGGACGAGAGGATCGCGCGTCCTCAAATCGGTCTGGCAGGGTCGCGTCTATTATGCGGCGGTGGAGCCCTATGGGCAGGATGGGGCCGAGCCTGCCCTTGCGATCATCTGCCTGGTCCATTGGAAGCCGAAGTCGCAATCGGGCGAGCACTTCGGTTACAAGGACTTGACCGAAACCATGGGGCCCTACGACCAGACTTGCCCGGCCTCGGTTCTCGATCTTTTAGGAACGCCCCGCAACGACCATGCGGAGGCATGGCGCAAGGCTTGCCGGGCCCGGCTCGCGCTTCTTGCAAGGCCCAAGCCCAAGGCCGGAGACCGGCTCATCCTGCCCGAACCGCAGCGCTTCACCGATGATTATGAGGCGCGCGCCTTCACCATCGTGACCTATCGCGGGAAGGTCATGCTGCGCGGCGACAATGGCGGGCTCTATCGGCTCTCCAAACTGATGGAGCGGCCCTGGAGTCTCGTGCCGGCAGCAAAGCCGCTTGCCAAATCGCCGTGA
- a CDS encoding DUF736 domain-containing protein: MNIGQITRRDNGQNGGVLIGRIDTLAISMTIGLRLLNNPKPTAPKYEIMAKTRANTWVRVGALFEQEARSTGEIFYQGQIEDPSMDRPLSIALFRADQQDGPETYNIAWTRRRPRQDLTSAPQQGDGLGESTAGQGHGGDASDGMGEGGGHPSENPAPSGRGRRKASEPASDFSPEF; the protein is encoded by the coding sequence ATGAACATCGGTCAGATCACCCGTCGCGACAACGGCCAGAACGGTGGCGTTCTTATCGGGCGTATCGACACTCTCGCCATCAGCATGACGATCGGCCTTCGTCTCTTGAACAACCCCAAGCCCACCGCGCCGAAATATGAAATCATGGCCAAGACGCGCGCGAATACTTGGGTGAGGGTCGGGGCCCTGTTCGAGCAGGAAGCACGCTCGACCGGCGAAATTTTCTATCAGGGTCAGATCGAAGACCCCTCGATGGATCGCCCCTTGAGCATCGCCCTGTTCCGCGCAGACCAGCAGGACGGACCCGAAACCTACAACATCGCATGGACGCGCCGCCGCCCCCGTCAGGACCTCACCAGCGCGCCCCAGCAGGGCGACGGCCTTGGCGAGAGCACCGCAGGGCAGGGCCATGGGGGTGACGCCAGCGATGGCATGGGCGAGGGTGGCGGGCACCCTTCGGAAAACCCCGCCCCGTCCGGGCGTGGTCGCCGGAAGGCCAGCGAACCGGCCAGCGATTTCAGCCCTGAATTCTAA
- a CDS encoding DUF5983 family protein, giving the protein MTEAPKDMEPCAPLAYLDYRCPTCHGQRCGNDANAGWDVVTQQSVLLSEFDKQWCNDCGDVTLEEFTVTDPAEIARIDAQRALLQVRDLAEPLLDAVRSASEILTVPGNLTVANLGALRVRLERTVALAEGMRTGPTEAMLVLTTLHLQHDTCTEWLDTAPFAAFTKADYGWFVYVPEDLDAVAMPDDLRACCERARACGCPWLMFDRDAPALPELPTFVW; this is encoded by the coding sequence ATGACTGAAGCCCCCAAGGACATGGAGCCTTGCGCTCCTTTGGCCTATCTCGATTATCGCTGCCCGACATGCCACGGCCAGCGCTGCGGCAACGATGCCAATGCCGGTTGGGATGTGGTGACGCAGCAAAGCGTTCTTCTGAGCGAGTTCGACAAGCAGTGGTGCAACGACTGCGGGGATGTCACGCTGGAGGAGTTCACCGTCACTGACCCTGCCGAAATCGCGCGCATCGACGCGCAGCGCGCGCTTTTGCAGGTCAGGGATCTGGCCGAGCCTCTACTCGATGCCGTCCGCTCCGCAAGTGAGATCCTCACGGTTCCGGGGAATCTTACCGTGGCCAATCTGGGGGCATTGCGTGTTCGCCTGGAACGCACGGTCGCCTTGGCGGAGGGCATGCGGACGGGGCCGACCGAAGCGATGCTCGTGCTCACGACGCTCCATCTCCAGCATGACACCTGTACCGAGTGGCTCGATACGGCGCCCTTCGCGGCCTTCACCAAGGCCGATTATGGCTGGTTCGTCTATGTGCCCGAGGATCTGGACGCGGTTGCCATGCCCGATGATCTGCGGGCTTGCTGCGAGCGCGCCCGTGCCTGCGGATGCCCCTGGCTGATGTTTGATCGGGACGCGCCCGCGCTTCCCGAACTGCCCACCTTCGTCTGGTAG